A genomic stretch from Setaria viridis chromosome 1, Setaria_viridis_v4.0, whole genome shotgun sequence includes:
- the LOC117849566 gene encoding uncharacterized protein: MGSLGPSVVTLRQQPQAGKLTAATAAAGGHHDQQQGGGAGGFRMPLHYPRYKKADYEAMPEWHVDCLLREYGLPADGDLDSKRRFAMGAFLWPDQY, from the coding sequence ATGGGCTCCCTGGGACCTAGCGTGGTGACCCTGCGGCAGCAGCCCCAAGCCGGCAAGCTCACCGcagcgacggccgccgccggcggccaccacgATCagcagcagggcggcggcgccggtgggtTCCGGATGCCGCTGCACTACCCGCGGTACAAGAAGGCGGACTACGAGGCGATGCCGGAGTGGCACGTCGACTGCCTGCTCCGCGAGTACGGCCTCCCCGCCGACGGCGACCTCGACAGCAAGCGCCGCTTCGCCATGGGCGCCTTCCTCTGGCCCGACCAGTACTGA
- the LOC117857649 gene encoding uncharacterized protein: MDMETRPAAEGSAEPFLPLRWESTGDQWWYATPIDWAAAGGHYDLVRELLRLDANLLVKLTSLRRIRRLESVWDDDARLADAARNRAAVARRLLLDCDPSGEGGPNNRLVRAGYGGWLLYTAAAAGDAGFVRELLAAQPLLVFGEGEYGVTDILYAAARSGRPEVFRLLLDAVLSPASCPGEEFRREMMNRAVHAAARGGNLEVLRELLRGCSDAAAYRDAQGSTILHAAAARGQVEVVNDLIASFDIANSVDDQGNTSLHIAAFRGHLPVVEALITASPSLISATNEAGDTFLHMALTGFGTPGFRRLDRQMELVRQLVGGAFVDVSSIINVQNDDGKTVLHLAVVGNLHSNLVELLMSMPSIDLNIHDNDGMTPLDLLRKQPRTASSEILIKQLILAGGITNSRDHKTRSAIASQLKMHCIVGSPGTSFKISDAEIFLHAGIDVSGISERTTSFSSSVGRVDAEIPGPKLKRLNSFQDAAKHIKVLLKWPRRKGKKPGGGQKDLDDDASSVDSVKSWSHGETPTPLRQRYSRISSLFNNKRTYAGTSSPSEAMKKSGVLQPESVPASASWSSSSLVDKIEAVHLDNDQPSPYFSRLIRHTPKKYASLNSRLMNQPLRLGA; this comes from the exons ATGGATATGGAGACGCGGCCGGCGGCagaggggtcggcggagccGTTCCTGCCGCTGCGGTGGGAGAGCACGGGGGACCAGTGGTGGTACGCGACGCCCATCGactgggcggcggccggcggccactACGACCTCGTCCGCGAGCTCCTCCGCCTCGACGCCAACCTCCTCGTCAAGCTCACCTCCCTCCGCCGCATCCGCCGCCTCGAGTCCGTCTGGGACGACGACGCGCGCCTCGCGGACGCCGCAAGgaaccgcgccgccgtcgcccgccgcctcctcctcgactgCGACCCCAGCGGCGAGGGCGGCCCCAACAACCGCCTCGTCCGGGCCGGGTACGGCGGCTGGCTCCTCTacacggccgccgcggccggggacgcCGGGTTCGTCCGGGAGCTGCTCGCGGCGCAGCCGCTGCTCGTGTTCGGCGAGGGGGAGTACGGCGTCACCGACATCCTCTacgccgcggcgaggagcgggcgCCCCGAGGTGTTCCGGCTCCTGCTCGACGCGGTCCTGTCACCGGCGTCGTGCCCTGGTGAGGAATTCAGGCGCGAGATGATGAACCGCGCCGTGCACGCTGCGGCGAGGGGAGGCAACCTGGAGGTGCTCAGGGAGCTCCTGCGCGGGTGCTCCGACGCCGCGGCATACCGAGACGCGCAGGGATCGACAATCTTGCACGCCGCCGCTGCAAGGGGACAAGTTGAG GTTGTCAACGATCTCATTGCATCTTTTGATATAGCCAACTCTGTAGATGACCAAGGGAATACATCATTGCATATAGCAGCCTTTAGAGGCCATCTGCCAGTGGTCGAGGCTCTCATTACTGCATCGCCATCTCTTATATCAGCAACGAATGAAGCTGGTGACACGTTCCTTCACATGGCACTGACTGGCTTTGGGACTCCTGGATTCCGAAGGCTTGATCGTCAGATGGAGCTTGTAAGGCAATTAGTTGGTGGAGCATTCGTGGATGTCAGCAGCATTATAAATGTGCAAAATGACGATGGAAAGACAGTTCTTCACTTGGCTGTGGTTGGCAATCTGCATTCGAACCTTGTTGAACTCTTGATGAGCATGCCTTCTATTGACCTCAACATCCATGACAATGATGGCATGACTCCTCTGGATTTACTCAGGAAACAGCCTCGAACGGCATCATCAGAAATACTGATCAAACAACTGATTTTAGCAGGTGGAATCACAAATTCAAGGGACCATAAGACCAGGTCAGCTATCGCATCTCAGCTGAAGATGCACTGCATTGTAGGAAGCCCAGGGACATCTTTCAAGATATCAGATGCTGAGATTTTCCTTCACGCTGGAATTGATGTGTCAGGCATCAGTGAAAGGACAACATCATTTTCCTCTAGTGTTGGTAGGGTTGATGCTGAAATCCCAGGACCCAAACTGAAGAGGCTGAATTCTTTCCAAGATGCAGCGAAACATATTAAGGTCCTTCTCAAATGGCCTCGCCGCAAGGGGAAGAAACCAGGTGGAGGCCAAAAGGATCTGGATGATGATGCCTCGTCAGTGGACTCTGTTAAGAGCTGGAGCCATGGAGAGACTCCGACACCTCTGAGGCAAAGGTACTCCAGGATCAGCTCCCTGTTCAACAACAAGCGGACCTATGCAGGCACGAGTTCACCTAGTGAAGCAATGAAGAAGAGTGGAGTGTTACAGCCTGAATCTGTTCCAGCTTCTGCCTCttggtcatcatcatcattggtTGACAAGATTGAAGCTGTCCATCTGGACAATGACCAGCCATCTCCTTATTTCAGTAGGCTGATCAGGCATACACCTAAGAAATATGCATCTCTGAACAGTAGACTTATGAACCAGCCCTTGCGCCTCGGGGCATAA
- the LOC117849560 gene encoding uncharacterized protein, which produces MEPRHGHSAFTISFPNPNGFVNQRAAVIPAASHPAAGSSQPDVLAPRGYKRKSTELALGLGDSSSSDSSRQSMGTGCTVSSARGSDDGSCMDYDIFKLSLGNEGTSKLHKQACDSRRPFEKPGLDLKLSLAPSQSGVTDVDLIRTTALQETFVQPHIMALVPTVDEGSTSARRPHGGMVLSFLNQADRFSGVSLSQAFPVSSNQVQVPAPPTPTVLQLPKSPAACSSGFVHSQQRSSSTKVCSYSGCVKGARGSSGRCIAHGGGRRCQKDGCNKGAEGKTIFCKAHGGGRRCDYLGCTKSAEGRTDYCIAHGGGRRCSQEGCKRAARGKSGRCIKHGGGKRCQKPNCTKSAEGRSGMCIAHGGGRRCQHTDCGKGAQGSTNFCKAHGGGKRCTHPDCSKGAEGSTPFCKNHGGGKRCSAEGCTKSVHGGTQFCVAHGGGKRCIVEGCRKSARGRTDRCVGHGGGKRCQSTGCGKSAQGSTDFCKAHGGGRRCLWGQPGSDLGSGGAPCDRLARGKKCLCDQHNALVDDNSVHGGASFGVFSMVSDALSHGASPPSAGTSMHSFFMHPVEAPRRAPASAHEGRVHGGNFMPMLDGGVSLGKKPTNNVDAGSSTSAARSWKSSGDIEKPSSSARRSWL; this is translated from the coding sequence ATGGAACCCAGACATGGGCATTCAGCATTCACCATAAGTTTCCCAAATCCAAATGGCTTTGTGAATCAGCGTGCTGCTGTCATTCCAGCAGCCAGTCATCCAGCAGCTGGTTCTAGCCAACCTGATGTGCTAGCTCCTAGAGGCTACAAGAGAAAGTCGACTGAATTGGCTCTAGGTCTGGGTGACTCATCAAGCTCAGATAGCAGCAGGCAGAGCATGGGTACTGGTTGCACTGTTTCTTCTGCCAGGGGAAGTGATGATGGCTCGTGTATGGACTATGATATATTTAAGTTATCTCTTGGCAATGAAGGTACTTCCAAGCTGCATAAACAGGCTTGTGATTCCAGGAGGCCTTTTGAGAAGCCTGGGTTGGATCTTAAGTTATCATTGGCGCCATCTCAATCTGGTGTCACTGATGTAGACCTAATTAGAACCACTGCACTTCAGGAGACTTTTGTGCAGCCACATATTATGGCTTTAGTGCCAACAGTTGATGAAGGATCTACATCTGCTCGACGTCCACATGGAGGCATGGTGCTTTCTTTCCTTAACCAGGCTGACCGATTCTCAGGGGTTTCTTTGAGCCAAGCATTTCCAGTGAGCTCTAATCAGGTTCAAGTTCCAGCTCCTCCAACACCAACAGTGCTCCAACTGCCGAAAAGTCCAGCAGCCTGCTCTTCCGGGTTTGTCCATTCACAGCAGCGCAGCAGTAGCACAAAAGTTTGTTCATACTCAGGATGTGTAAAAGGGGCCAGAGGTTCCTCAGGGCGATGCATCGCTCACGGTGGGGGTAGAAGGTGCCAAAAGGATGGCTGCAACAAAGGAGCGGAGGGCAAGACCATCTTCTGTAAAGCCCATGGAGGGGGGAGGCGCTGTGACTACCTTGGATGCACCAAGAGTGCTGAAGGCCGTACTGATTACTGCATAGCCCATGGCGGTGGTCGGCGTTGCAGTCAAGAAGGATGCAAAAGAGCAGCACGAGGGAAATCTGGCCGCTGTATCAAGCATGGTGGCGGTAAGAGGTGCCAAAAGCCAAACTGTACAAAGAGCGCAGAAGGGCGGTCAGGCATGTGCATTGCTCACGGAGGTGGGCGCCGATGTCAGCATACTGATTGTGGCAAGGGAGCTCAGGGCAGCACTAATTTCTGCAAAGCCCACGGTGGTGGCAAGAGATGCACACACCCTGATTGTTCCAAGGGAGCAGAAGGAAGTACACCATTCTGCAAGAACCATGGAGGTGGCAAACGCTGTTCAGCTGAAGGTTGCACCAAGAGCGTGCATGGTGGGACCCAATTCTGTGTTGCGCATGGAGGTGGGAAGCGCTGCATTGTAGAAGGATGCAGGAAGAGTGCAAGAGGCCGCACCGACCGCTGTGTTGGTCACGGTGGGGGCAAGCGATGCCAGTCCACCGGCTGTGGGAAGAGTGCGCAGGGAAGCACTGACTTCTGTAAAGCGCACGGTGGAGGCAGACGCTGCTTGTGGGGGCAACCAGGTTCAGACCTGGGATCTGGTGGCGCTCCTTGTGACCGCCTTGCAAGAGGCAAAAAGTGCCTGTGTGACCAGCACAACGCCCTGGTGGACGACAACAGCGTCCACGGGGGTGCCTCATTTGGTGTTTTCAGTATGGTAAGCGACGCCCTTTCTCACGGAGCTAGTCCTCCAAGCGCTGGAACAAGCATGcacagcttcttcatgcaccCCGTGGAGGCTCCTCGGCGGGCACCAGCCTCAGCCCATGAGGGCCGGGTGCATGGTGGTAACTTCATGCCCATGCTTGATGGCGGGGTGAGCCTAGGAAAGAAGCCCACCAACAATGTTGATGCTGGCTCTAGTACCTCCGCAGCTCGCAGCTGGAAATCATCAGGTGACATTGAAAAGCCTAGCAGCTCAGCACGGCGCAGCTGGCTGTAA